TGATATTTATCGCAACTTGAACTACTTACAGGACAAGATTTTAAATTCAAAATATTCCAATATTGCTGTAAATAATCCAAAGAAGGCTGACTCCTTATTTAAAAATAATCCAAATGCTTTTATTATTTCTGCTCAAAAAGAAAGTGAATTATTCGAATATTATAACAGACTTGAGTTTTACCAACGGATGACTACTTACAGGGTTGGTTCATTGAATAGAATAAATAGAAGAGCTACGAATCTTATAAAACTCATAGAAACGGAATATCACTTAAATTGAAATTCCAACAAACATTAAACCTAAAGCACGAACGCACAACAGCCGTTTGGCAAGATTGCGAATTTTGTGGTAAATTCACGTTTGCGTTCCGCAAGAAATATTATCTTAGTGGAAAATAAACGGTTACGAAGTTCGCAACCTCGCCAAGCGGCGGGACGTTATGTGTAATTTTATGGAAAATTCAGATTTCATATTAAAATGGACAGAAGACTTGAAAGCTGAAAGGAATCTGTTAACTTTCAAGGAGGATGATTTACGCAGTGACTATTTCGGACTCACATATGACGTTGCATTAAATTTTTACAAAGGATTGATTTTATATGATTTTTCACACTTCATTAACAAAGGGCTTATTTCATTTGATAAAAAAATATTTGATTATAAAAGTCACGTAGACAGAATTGCGGAAATCGTAAAGCACCCAATATTAACAGCTAGCCACATTAATTCTCTAAATAGACGCTTCACTATTGACAGTTGGTCTGTTTTTGAACTTTGTGTTACAAGCCTAAGTGCAGCGCTTGCAAGCCCTGAAGAGACTGAGAAGCTATTAAATCATCAATATAATGACATATTAAAGAAAATAAAATCCACTAAATTAACCGATAGTGAAAATTCAGATATTAAAAAACTTTTAGTTAAAGAACACTTGACACATGTGCCTATAACTCGTAAGACAGACTTGCTGTTTAAGAAATCTAAGGGTTACAGTCGAAATGAAAAAAATGATAAAGAGTTTCTGAAATTTCTAGGCAAGTTTAGGAACACTATGCATACGAATTATATTTATTATGGAAACGATTATGAATTCAAATATGGAGATGCACATTTTGTTTTTAAAAACGAAAAAACAGTCGTATGGCTCGATCCGTTTCCTTCTACACCCAAACTCTTCTTTTACATTATTGGTAACTTGAAAGCGATTTGGAAAGAATTAATAATTACAATTCCCTCTCCCGAGTTTATTCCATATCCTGACCTTTCTCAAGAGTGACGTTATAAAACTACACATAACAGCGGCTTAGCGCAATGTCTTATTTGGGGCGGACAGAAGGTTTATTAACAGTGAAGCTCGATTGAAGTTCCTGCTACAAAATATTGCAACATATTTTTCGGTAAAATTTTGTTTATTTGTTGCAATATTTTTGGCTGACGGACAGTGCGTCGAAAGCCCCAAATAAAACACTGCGTTAAGCCGCAAAACGTTAGCAGCAAAGGGTTCTAACGTTTTTAGAAATATTTTCCGGTTGACGATTTTTCAGTTATTTTCATAATCCCTTTGCTTTTGCAGTTTTTGTTTTTGTTTCTCCAAGCATTGCGTGACGATTAGAACTTGACAAGCACTATTTGACTTTTAGAACTTGTACGAATTTGCGTAGACCCACACTTGACGTTGGACTCGAAAACTTTTTCTTGTTTGTGTTTGCTTGGTTTAGTTGCGTGACTCCCACAGTTGACGTTTGACTTTGAAAGTATTACTAGGCTAAACTTAGCGTTGTACTTGACGTGTAGAAGTTCTAAAACTTTGTGTGACAACCATAACTTGACGATTACTGTTGAAAGTTGGACTGCAAAAGCGCTGTATGCGTGGCGTGAACCCTCAGCTGCTAACAGCGGCTACCAGATATATTTTTTTTGGGCGGACTGAAGGTTTAATAACTGTGAAGCTCGATTGAAGTTCGTGCAAAAAAATATTGCAATATATTTTTCGGTAAGTAATTTTTTTATCTTTATTGCAATATTTTTAGCGGACAGACAGTGCTTCGAAAGCCCAAAACAAAATCCATCTGGTAGCCGCATTCCAAGATCAAAAACAAGTTTTTTCGCAATTATTTTTAAGCAGCGAATTTATTTATCTCCACATAGGGTGTTCCCCGTTTAACTGTTGCAAATACTCTGGATACAATTTTGTTCCTGATAATATTTAGTACTACCATCTTTGGCTTTCCTTCTTCCACTCTTTTTTGATAATAAATCTTAAGTTCTGAATCATGTTGTATTGCACTTATTGCTGACATAGATAATAAACTTTTCATCTTTATATCGCTAATTGCATGAATGCGTTTTCTTCCATGTATACTTGTTCCGGATTGGAAGGGATATGGAACCAATCCACAGTAGGCCGAAAACTGTCGCCATTCTTCAAACCTTGTATAGTTATGCGTATGCAAAAGCATTTGTATTGCCAGGATTCGACCCACTCCTTTTACGCTCTTGGTCAGTTTGTAATTGCTTTTCATTTTGGGTTCGCTTGCTATCAATTCCTCCATCGCTTTTTCTATTTTCTGTATTTGCTGTTCAAGTTGTTTTATAGATTGCCTAACAGCCTTCAAACCGATATCTCCAGTGATTTTTTCAAGAGTTACCAATAAGCCCTTTTCTAAATTTTTAAGTGAAGTGCTTTGTTTCACAAATTGCTCCCGCACACTCATAAGTCTTTGCAGTTCCAGTAAACTTATAGGAAGTGGAACTGATGCCTTTAACTCCTCCCTTCTTAACCAGGCAAATCTTGCAATCTCATAGGAATCTGTTTTGTCTGTCTTGCCCCTTTTAAATCCCATAGACCGTTTTATTTCTATCGGATTAATACAGCAGTAATACATCCCATGATCATGTAAATATTGACTGAGTAAAAGACAATACCAGCCGGTATGCTCAAAGCAATAAATTAAATCAGTTAAACTATGCTGTTCCGACTTAACCCATTTTTGCATCTCTAAAAAGCCCTTGGCCGTATTTGAAAATTGACGATGATTCTTTTTGTTGTAAAGAAATACATCTAGCGTTAGTTTTGAAACATCAATACCAACACTTTCTACAAACCGTTTTACTTCTTTAATTTTTTCCATAATTTCGTTTTTAACATGAATAAAAAACTTATTGTGCGATTGCCTTTAGCAGGCCTTGAAGCCTATCATTCCAATGGCTCTGACAAGTCTGATGAAAGGAAACGGGACTAATGCGGCTATTAGATCTTCGAACCTACAAAACGTTTTAGTTCACCCGTTTCCTTTTCAGTTAATTTATTGTATATATATTTGAAATACAAACTAAAGGCAAATCGTTACCGGTAATTTAGTAAAAACCCAAGAAAATATAAGTTAGATATGTCTAGAACAATTTCAACAATAATTCTTTTGTTTTTCGCTCAAATTACTTATGCTCAAATTTCTGGAATGTGGCATAACTCACAATATGATGTGCCTTTCACTGATTTTAGTATGAAATTGAAGGGGAATGTTAAAACCTGGACAATGACCCAATCAAACGGACAGTCTCGAACCATGACTTTTGACAAAAGTGGAAATTTAATCACAGACACTTATTCTGGAACCCGTCAAACATTTATACCTCCAGATTTTACCTTGATTAAGCTAAAAGGCGACTTGGAGAAGCCGCATTCTACAAAAGAAAGTAAAGACACTTCTTGTATTTACAATGACAAAATGCAACTAGTGGAAAGAGGAGGAAAAAATTCCTTTGAGAAAAATTTATTTGATAGCAGTGGTAAAATTATGATTCATCAAAAAGCATTCACATATACTGAAACAAGGGCATGGAACTCAGATGGACATCTTGAGCCTACCTACTCTTATACCATTAAACCAAGTATTTTGGCCTTCTTTAAATACAGTGCTCAGGGAAATTTAAAAGAAATTTCGTACTTTAATTCTGATCCTTTTGATAACCTCAGGATTGTTTATATCTATGATGAAAATAACAATATGATTGAAACAAAACGTTATGACCACCTTAATATTGAAGTTCACAACATGAAAGATAACTATATGGATACCATTATGAAATCAGCAGTTGACACTAATTTTTCAATTGAAGCTTTTTATCCTAAGTATTGGGGGGTCGGATTACCAGCTATTAACAAATGGAAGTATAATGATAAGGGACAAAAAATTGAATACGATGCTTATGGTTATAAACCTAATGGAGGTACTGCCGTAATCAGCTTTATCAGCAAATGGGAATATGATGAAAAAGGGAAACTTAATAAAGAAATTCAATACGGTTTTATGACAAGTAGGATGATTGAGCTTGATCATATTATTAGGATTATTGAGTTTGATCAAAATGGAAATGTGGTTAAAGAAAATCAATTGGGATATGCCGATATAAAAGATAAAATATCCGAAATGAAAATTGAATATTATGAGAAATAAACGAACGCATAACAGCACCTACCCAGAAGGCGGGGTTTCGTGTTCCATAGACAGTTTTGTGTTTATGAAACATTAGTTTTTCAAATCAAGTTTTGTGGGAAAAGTCCCGCCCTTCGGGTAGCTGCAAACCGTTATTGGTAATAAGGCAAAATGCATCGACAGGCTAAACAATAAATATTTAAATTTGACCAACTACAATTACAACTTCAAAACAAACAATCAAAATCAAATAACATGACAAAACAAATCAAAACAGTTATAACAATTGCACTTATGCTTTTTGTCAACCAACTTTCTTTTGCAGGTGCAACAGAAGATATATGGAAAGCCCTAAAAGCGGCAAACGACAAAGACGCATTAGCTGCAATAGCTGTGGGTGCTGACGTAAATAATGTTGACGCTTCGGCATCAACACCTTTAAGTCTTGCGGCATGTTTTTCAGGCGGTGATGTAGTGAAAGCTCTGATAGATGCGAAAGCTGATATAAATTATGCGCAACCATCAAACGGTTTTACACCTTTGTTTAATGCAGCAAACTGGGGTAATACGGATGCGGTAAAGTTACTTTTAGCAGCAGGGGCTAATGTTAAACCTAAGGCTAAAATCGGACAGACACTTATGTGGGTAGCTATTAGCAGTGTAAAATTAGAAATAGTAAAAATGATAGTAGATGCAGGTGCAGACCCACTTGAAAAATTTGACATAGCAAGCAGCAAAGGTCTTACACATATGAATGCTGTTATTGTAACCTATTCACCAAAAGAAAAAGTTGCAAATCTTGCAGCTAACCGACCAGGCTTAGAAAAATATGGACTTACTTATCCTGAGCGTTTGGTAAATACAAAAGAAAGCGATTTCACTCCGCTTCAAGACATTGCAGCCTATTTACTAAGTAAGGGTTTAGACCCTAATCAGCAAGTGGAAGGAACATGGCGCAATATTCTATTTCAATCAATAGAATTTGGGAAAACAGGTGTTGCTTTGGCACTGATAAACGCCAAAGCCGACATTGAGGCTAAAGGATATATAATGGGTGGTGCAGTAGGCAAACAAAACACGTATGAAGTAACCCCACTTATGATTGCATCAGCAAAGGGCGACAATGCAGTGGTAGAAGCACTACTTGCGTTAGGTGCAGATGTGAACTTTCTTGGGGTTCAACATAAAGGGACTGTTACTCAATCGACAGTTTATGGTAGCAATTCTTCAACCACTACGACCACAATTGAAAATTCATGGGAGTATAACACAGCTTTATCTCTGGCAAATGACAACAAGCATCCTGACACAGCAGCATTGCTGACTGCAAAAGGTGCTTTAGGACCAAAGGAAGTAAAGAAAATGAAATAGTTAACGCTGTAAAAAAGGACGACATAACTCATAAGAGGACAGAAGAGCAGCCGCCAACAGCACCAAAAAAAAATGGCGGCTTAAGTGCAAGTATAAACAGTTTTGCAATTAATAAACATTGTGCGTTAAGACAGTTTAGTGTATCTAAGCCGCCACTTCTTTTAGCCGTAAAACTTTAGTGCCAAGGCGTCCGGAGGAATTTCCCAGATTATCACGTTTACCGCAGAGACAAAATAGTAACACCTAAATTATGTTTCGAATAAAAAAAGGGAAAGCCATTTAAATGACTTTCCCTCATTATTCTTAAAAACAAAATTAGCTATCAAAGCGATCCAGATTCATTACTTTATTCCATGCTTTTACAAAATCATGTAGAAATTGTTGCCGGGAATCTTCGCATCCATAGAATTCTGCAAGTGCTCTTAACTCTGAGTTTGAACCAAAAATAAGATCTGCTCTCGTAGCTTTCCAAAGTAATTTTCCGTTAACACGATTGCGACCTTCGAATACATTTTGTGATTCCGTTGTTGCATTCCAAGTTGTATTCAAATCAAGAAGATTCACAAAAAAATCATTTGATAGTGTCTCGGGTTTGTTCGTAAACACGCCCAAATCTGACTTATCAAAATTAGTATTCAATACGCGCATCCCTCCTATTAACACTGTCATTTCAGGTGCGGTTAAAGTCAATAATTGTGCTTTGTCGAGGAGCATTTCTTCGGCTGATACATTATTGTTATCCTTCAAATAATTTCTAAATCCATCAGCAGCAGGTTCCAATACAGCAAAAGAATCGATATCAGTCTGTTCTTGAGATGCATCTGTTCTTCCCGGAGTAAATGGAACCTCAATAGATTGACCTGCATTTTTAGCAGCAAGTTCCACACCTACACCACCACCTAAAACAATTAAATCGGCTAAAGAAACTTTCTTTTCAGCAGAAGCAGAATTAAATGCTTTTTGTATTTCTTCCAGCGCATCAAGTACTTTTTTTAATTGACTTGGTTGATTCACTTTCCAGTTTAGCTGTGGCGCTAGGCGAACACGTGCACCGTTGGCTCCACCGCGCTTATCGGAATTGCGAAAAGTGGATGCGGAAGCCCAGGCCGTAGAAACCAATTCTGAAACACTTAATCCAGTTCCAACAATTCTTTGTTTCAATTCCGCAATATCCTTCGCATCAATTTTCTTATAGGTAGCAGCAGGAATTGGGTCTTGCCATATTAATTCTTCCTTTGGAACTTCAACACCAAGGTAACGATGAATTGGCCCCATATCTCTGTGCGTAAGTTTGAACCAAGCTCTTGCAAATGCATCTGCAAACTCGTTTGGATTTTCAAAAAAGCGTCGAGAAATTTTCTCATACAACGGATCCACTTTTAAAGCAAGATCAGTGGTGAGCATTGTTGGTGCATGCTGCTTTGTTGCATCGTGTGCATCGGGTACTGTGTTAGCGCCGGCACCTCCCTTTGGTTTCCACTGTTGCGCACCGGCCGGGCTTTTTGTAAGCTCCCAATCAAAGCCAAAAAGGTTCTCGAAAAAATTATTGCTCCATTTGGTAGGAGTAGTTGTCCATGCTCCTTCCAAACCGCTTGTAATTGTATTGACACCATTGCCACTACCAAAAGAATTTTTCCAACCTTGGCTTTGCATCTCAATACTCGCAGCAGCCGGCTCAGGGCCAACATATATACCAGGGTTGGCAGCACCATGCGTTTTCCCAAATGTATGCCCCCCGGCAATTAAGGCAACTGTTTCTTCATCATCCATTGCCATGCGACCAAAAGTTTCGCGAATGTCGCGTGCGGCTGCTATTGGATCTGGAACACCGTTGGGCCCTTCGGGATTTACATAAATTAATCCCATTTGAACCGCAGCAAGTGGATTCTCAAGTTCTCGGTCGCCTGAATAACGTTTATCTTCCAACCATTTGCCTTCCGGCCCCCAATAGATTTCTTCTTCTGGTTCCCAAACATCTTCACGACCACCGCCGAAACCAAATGTTCTAAAACCCATAGACTCCAAAGCGCAGTTACCTGCAAGAATCATTAGATCGGCCCAGGAAATTTTTTTTCCATATTTTTTTTTGATTGGCCAAAGTAAAAGTCGTGCTTTATCTAAGTTTGCATTATCCGGCCAACTGTTCAGCGGAGCAAAACGTTGTGTTCCGGAACCGGCTCCACCTCTACCATCCGAAATGCGATATGTACCGGCACTGTGCCAAGCCATTCGTATAAAAAATGGCCCATAATGACCATAATCGGCCGGCCACCACTCTTGAGAATTGGTCATGAGTTCAAACAAATCCTTTTTAACTTCACTTAAATCTAGTTTCTTAAACTCTTCGGCATAATTAAATTTAGGATCCGTTGGATTCGACAGACTCGAATGTTGTCGAAGTATACTTAACTTTAATTGATTAGGCCACCAATCACGATTTCGTGGACCTGCGCCGGCACTTTGTTTGAGTGCACCTCCGTGAAAAGGGCATTTTCCTGCTGCTGTATTATTTTCCATATTTATTGATGAATTATAGTTTGAAATGGTGTGCTCTATTATTTTAAAAATTGCTAATTGTAATTTATAATTTTAAACAACAAGTATACTGAATAATGCTATATCTTAAAAGAAACAATCAGATGAATGATGGTCACCATTACACTTAATTTTATAAACACGAATTAAACTAGATTCCCTTTTTCGCAATAGGAACAATAATTATCATTGCAAGGATTAGCCTAAACACACTATTGGAGCCTATTGTAGGAAGTGCTCCAATTCCTTACACAATTACATTTAAGATTTAACATCAACACTTCAAAATATTTTTTGCATCAATTAACTAAGTCAATAAAAAAGTTACTTGCCTTCATTTCCTACTTTGCAGTATTTGCACTTTATATGTGAATTATGTAATTTTTAACAATGAGGATGTAAGATACAAACGCAAAAAGTTGAGCTATTTTACGTCATCGTTTAGCCTCTGCTGAATTCAGAAACAAGAATACATTTTACCATCTATTCAACGAGAGTTTGTTTGGACCCCTAATCAAATAGAATTATTGTTTGATTCAATAATGAGGGATTATCCAATTAGTACTTTTTTATTTTGGAATGTAAAGGCTGAAAATATTTCCAAATTTAAATTTTACCGATTCTTGTCCAACTATCATGAGAGGGATAAAAAGCATAATGATCCTGCCGAATTAATTGGAACAAAAGACCGAAAAGCAGTACTTGATGGACAGCAACGACTTACTTCACTCTATATAGGCTTGAAGGGTTCTGATTCAAGAAAAATCGCTAAGTACAATTGGAAAAGCGATCATGCTTTTCCTTTAAAAAGGCTATATGTTAATTTACTCAAAGGTTCTGAAAGTTCTGATAAGGAATTTGATTTTCGATTTTTAACTGAATTAGAGGTTCAATTATTTCATGAAAAACATGGTACTGAATTTCACTGGTTCAAGGTTGGTGATATTCTTGACATGAAAAGTGTTATGGAAATAATGAATTACTTCACCCTTCACCGGTTAATGGATACTTCCTTTAGAACAAGTGAACAAACCAGTTTTGCTTCAAAAACCTTATCAAAACTTTTTCAAGTAATTAATGAGCAAGAATCGATTAATTTTTTTCTTGAAAAAAGTGACAGCCTTGACAAAGTGCTACACATATTTATCCGAATAAATAGCGGAGGCACCAAATTGAGCTATTCTGACCTTTTGCTTTCTATAGCAACTGCTCAATGGAAAAAAAGAGAAGCTCGCGAAATATTACACAAGTTTGTCGATCAAATTAACAACATTGGTAATAAATTTAACTTCAATAAGGATCTTGTTCTTAAAGCGTGTCTTGTCCTTACTGATTTAAAAGATATTCGATTTAGAGTTGATAATTTCACCTCTGAAAACATGTCAATAATTGAAAATGAATGGGACGATATTGATTTGGCCATATCAACCACAGTTAGGCTAATTAATCAATTTGGATTTTCAGGACAAACCTTAACTGCAACTAACGCTATCATACCTATTGCCTATTTCTTGAAAAAGAATAATATCGGAGAAAAAATATTAACACATTCAGAACATCAAAAGAATAGGGACCTTATTAAAGAATGGTTGATGCGTGCATTACTTAAAAAGATATTTGGCGGCACTCCCGATAATTTATATCCTACCTATCGGGCAATTATTTCAGAAAATATTGGAACATTTCCTCTTCAAAAACTTATTGATAAATATAAAGGATCGAATAAATCGCTCGACTTTCATGAAGACAATATCGAACATCTACTAACTACTCAATATGGAAGTTCATTTGCTTTTATGGTGTTAAGCTTGCTTTACCCTCTAAATCATAATTATGTTTTCCACCAAGACCATATTCATCCAAAATCACTTTTTAATAAAAAGAACCTTGAGAGCATAGGTGTTAAAGGAGAAGACTATAAAGAGTTTATTAATAATTTCAACTCACTTCCGAACCTTCAACTAATTGAGGCCGTTTCAAATATCCAAAAAAGTGCAAAGCCATTTAATGAATGGCTTATTCTAACCCATCCTTCTCTAGAAAAACAGAATAGCTATAAAATGCTTCATTTTATTCCTGAAAGCATAAACTTAGAGTTAAAGAATTTTGCAGAATTTTTTAATCTAAGAAGGGAATTAATAAAAAAAGAATTAATGATAAGACTTAATGCATCGCCAAGATCAACTGCTACAGTTGAGGATGTCGCATTAATTAACCTTGAAGAAGAGTCAGAATGAACCAAAAAGAATTAGAAACTTATCTATGGGGTGCAGCCAAAGTGCTACGTGGCACCATTGATGCCGGAGATTACAAACAATACATCTTCCCATTATTATTCTTCAAAAGAATATGCGATGTGTATGACGAAGAATTTGAAAAAGCGTTGAAAGAAAGTGATGGAGATTTGGAATATGCCTCCTTTGCAGAACATCATCATTTTATTGTTCCTCAAAATGCACATTGGAATAAAGTTCGTGAAACTACCACAAATGTTGGAATGGCTATTCAAAATGCCATGCGTGAAATTGAAAAGGCCAACCCTGATACCTTATACGGTATATTTGGTGATGCCAGTTGGACTAACAAAGACCGACTTTCGGATGCTACTCTAATCAATTTGATTGAACATTTCTCTCAGCACAAACTCAATTTGAGCACTGTGGCTGATGATAAATTGGGCAATGCTTATGAATACTTAATTAAAGAATTTGCAGACGATAGCGGACATACTGCTGCAGAGTTTTATACCAACCGCACTGTAGTAAAACTCATGACCATGATTATGGACCCGCAACCGGGCGAGAGTGTGTATGATCCAACTTGTGGCTCAGGTGGACTGTTGTTGAACTGCGCTTTGCATTTGCGTGATGAAGGTAAAGAATACCGAACGCTCAAATTATACGGACAAGAAATTAACCTCATTACCTCGGCCATTGCGCGCATGAATATGTTTATGCACGGCATTGAGGAATTTAGCATTGTGCGTGGAGATACGCTTGCACAACCTGCCTTTTTAGAAAATGATACCCTTAAAAAGTTTAATGTCATCTTAGCTAACCCGCCATACTCCATTAAAGCCTGGGATCGTAAAGGTTTTGAAAATGATCCTTACGGAAGAAACCTTTGGGGAACGCCTTCACAAGGCTGTGCCGATTATGCTTTTCAACAACACATACAAAAAAGTCTGAACGATAAAAATGGGCGTTCCATTACGCTTTGGCCTCATGGTGTTTTGTTCAGAGATTCAGAATCGGATATCAGAATGAAAATGATTGAACAAGATTTGGTAGAATGTGTAATTGGCTTAGGACCAAATTTATTTTACAACTCTCCTATGGAAGCTTGTTTATTGATTACTAAAACAAATAAAGCCAATAATAGGAAAGGTAAAATACTTTTCATTAATGCTGTCCATGAAGTGAAACAAGAAAAAACAATTGGCTTTTTAGAAGATAAGCATATTGACAAAATTTTTAATGCTTACCAAAACTTTAAGGCCATTGAAAATTTTGCTGCTGTTGCCTCTTTGGATGACGCATTTATTAACAATGGAAACATGTCAATTAGCCTTTATGTGCGACCTGATAATACAGAAGCAAACTTTGCTTTATCATTTGAAGATGCTTATGAGAATTGGAATTCAAGTGGAAAAGAACTTAGAAATAGTATGAATGAATTATTTCAAATCATAGGAAAATAATAGAAGCAGTAATGAATCATACAATTTTAAAAATAGATAAAACTAACTGGAAACCTGTAAAGTTTGGGGATATCGTTGCAGAACCAAAAGAAATTTGTAAGGATATTGTTGCAGAAGGCATTGAGCATGTTGTAGGTTTGGAGCATATTGATACAGGTGATTTGCATTTAAGAAAATCGGCAACTATTGAAGAAAGTACTACATTCTCAAAGAAATTTAGAAAAGGAGATGTATTGTTTGGAAGGAGAAGGGCTTATTTAAAAAAGGCAGCCCAAGCTGATTTTGATGGAATTTGTTCAGGTGATATTACGGTGCTCAGAGTTAAAAAAGAATTGTCATCCGTCTTGCTTCCCTTTATCGTGAACAATGATAAGTTTTTTGATTACGCAGTTAAACATTCTGCTGGTGGCCTTTCTCCACGAGTAAAATTTAAAGATCTTGCGAATTACGAATTCCTACTCCCATCCAAAGCCGAGCAAGCCCGTTTGGCTGAATTACTCTGGGCAATGGATGAAGTGATTGAGAAGGAGAAGAGGGTGTTGGATAAGCTACAAATAGGCCTATCTGCAAAATCTTCCGACATCATTTGGAATTCTAAACATGAAATGAAGTCTTTAATTTCATTTGCAGAAAAATCAATTGGTAAATTTGTAGATGGTGATTGGATAGAATCAAAGGATCAATCTGAAGAGGGTATCAGATTGTTACAGTTAGCAGATATTGGCATTGGCGAATTTATTAATAAATCAAGAAGGTATATCAGCCATGAAACATTTAAACGATTAAGATGCTTTGAAGTTTTACCAGGGGATGTTTTGATTGCGAGGATGCCTGATCCAATAGGTAGAGCTTGTATTGTAGAGGACATTGGGTCAAAAATGATTACAGCTGTTGATTGTTGCATTGCAAGAGTCAATTCAAATGATTCTTCTAAGAAATATTTATTGTATTTATTGAATTCTTTCGAGTTTTTACATAAAGCAAATCTTTTAGCATCAGGGACTACAAGACAAAGGATTGCTCGAAAAAGTTTAGAAGAAATAGCAGTCCCAAAACCTATTTTAAAGACCCAATTAGAAATTGTTGAAAAATTGGAAATACTAGGTAATTGTATTTTGGAGGTTAAATCTAAAATCTCATCTTCTCAGTCCTTACTAAAAAGCCTCATCAACCAAATATTTTAAATATGGGATTTATTAGTAAGAAAAAATGCAAAATACCTAAGTCCATCCATTATCATCTAAAACTCGAGACAAGTAATAACCAACGCACTATTAAAGAAAAATCGATAAATAATGTTGTATATAAAAAATTCACTTTTCCAGTCACTAGCAATCACCCTAAAATATATATTGTTAAATCGGGGTCAGCGATAATTTATGTTGGATATACTCAAGACTCCATTA
This portion of the Bacteroidota bacterium genome encodes:
- a CDS encoding IS110 family transposase is translated as MEKIKEVKRFVESVGIDVSKLTLDVFLYNKKNHRQFSNTAKGFLEMQKWVKSEQHSLTDLIYCFEHTGWYCLLLSQYLHDHGMYYCCINPIEIKRSMGFKRGKTDKTDSYEIARFAWLRREELKASVPLPISLLELQRLMSVREQFVKQSTSLKNLEKGLLVTLEKITGDIGLKAVRQSIKQLEQQIQKIEKAMEELIASEPKMKSNYKLTKSVKGVGRILAIQMLLHTHNYTRFEEWRQFSAYCGLVPYPFQSGTSIHGRKRIHAISDIKMKSLLSMSAISAIQHDSELKIYYQKRVEEGKPKMVVLNIIRNKIVSRVFATVKRGTPYVEINKFAA
- a CDS encoding ankyrin repeat domain-containing protein; this encodes MTKQIKTVITIALMLFVNQLSFAGATEDIWKALKAANDKDALAAIAVGADVNNVDASASTPLSLAACFSGGDVVKALIDAKADINYAQPSNGFTPLFNAANWGNTDAVKLLLAAGANVKPKAKIGQTLMWVAISSVKLEIVKMIVDAGADPLEKFDIASSKGLTHMNAVIVTYSPKEKVANLAANRPGLEKYGLTYPERLVNTKESDFTPLQDIAAYLLSKGLDPNQQVEGTWRNILFQSIEFGKTGVALALINAKADIEAKGYIMGGAVGKQNTYEVTPLMIASAKGDNAVVEALLALGADVNFLGVQHKGTVTQSTVYGSNSSTTTTTIENSWEYNTALSLANDNKHPDTAALLTAKGALGPKEVKKMK
- the katG gene encoding catalase/peroxidase HPI, which produces MENNTAAGKCPFHGGALKQSAGAGPRNRDWWPNQLKLSILRQHSSLSNPTDPKFNYAEEFKKLDLSEVKKDLFELMTNSQEWWPADYGHYGPFFIRMAWHSAGTYRISDGRGGAGSGTQRFAPLNSWPDNANLDKARLLLWPIKKKYGKKISWADLMILAGNCALESMGFRTFGFGGGREDVWEPEEEIYWGPEGKWLEDKRYSGDRELENPLAAVQMGLIYVNPEGPNGVPDPIAAARDIRETFGRMAMDDEETVALIAGGHTFGKTHGAANPGIYVGPEPAAASIEMQSQGWKNSFGSGNGVNTITSGLEGAWTTTPTKWSNNFFENLFGFDWELTKSPAGAQQWKPKGGAGANTVPDAHDATKQHAPTMLTTDLALKVDPLYEKISRRFFENPNEFADAFARAWFKLTHRDMGPIHRYLGVEVPKEELIWQDPIPAATYKKIDAKDIAELKQRIVGTGLSVSELVSTAWASASTFRNSDKRGGANGARVRLAPQLNWKVNQPSQLKKVLDALEEIQKAFNSASAEKKVSLADLIVLGGGVGVELAAKNAGQSIEVPFTPGRTDASQEQTDIDSFAVLEPAADGFRNYLKDNNNVSAEEMLLDKAQLLTLTAPEMTVLIGGMRVLNTNFDKSDLGVFTNKPETLSNDFFVNLLDLNTTWNATTESQNVFEGRNRVNGKLLWKATRADLIFGSNSELRALAEFYGCEDSRQQFLHDFVKAWNKVMNLDRFDS
- a CDS encoding DUF262 domain-containing protein, with the translated sequence MQKQEYILPSIQREFVWTPNQIELLFDSIMRDYPISTFLFWNVKAENISKFKFYRFLSNYHERDKKHNDPAELIGTKDRKAVLDGQQRLTSLYIGLKGSDSRKIAKYNWKSDHAFPLKRLYVNLLKGSESSDKEFDFRFLTELEVQLFHEKHGTEFHWFKVGDILDMKSVMEIMNYFTLHRLMDTSFRTSEQTSFASKTLSKLFQVINEQESINFFLEKSDSLDKVLHIFIRINSGGTKLSYSDLLLSIATAQWKKREAREILHKFVDQINNIGNKFNFNKDLVLKACLVLTDLKDIRFRVDNFTSENMSIIENEWDDIDLAISTTVRLINQFGFSGQTLTATNAIIPIAYFLKKNNIGEKILTHSEHQKNRDLIKEWLMRALLKKIFGGTPDNLYPTYRAIISENIGTFPLQKLIDKYKGSNKSLDFHEDNIEHLLTTQYGSSFAFMVLSLLYPLNHNYVFHQDHIHPKSLFNKKNLESIGVKGEDYKEFINNFNSLPNLQLIEAVSNIQKSAKPFNEWLILTHPSLEKQNSYKMLHFIPESINLELKNFAEFFNLRRELIKKELMIRLNASPRSTATVEDVALINLEEESE